One Chaetodon trifascialis isolate fChaTrf1 chromosome 13, fChaTrf1.hap1, whole genome shotgun sequence DNA segment encodes these proteins:
- the mlip gene encoding muscular LMNA-interacting protein produces the protein MDNLNKSLGKVSIGVPPEPSRFTFVPVVWKLPIESIITEERRSGALTGKPNKNVAVSHEETTRETMSDREIFKAEKVFIKDSVEGGEGNTGTKLQLKPSPGHVSLPQTKASPLVSAQSENTPNHVAAGTASMETAVDKHRGISQQWCHDTSGLAEVSSGFFANRACVSEDRTSPTYSADLFPTPASSRESILSEGSDREKSWSAALPSSVASPVSFSCTVSPCSSVLSGIFSPAVVQIKRHFLAPGSSLIHIPQSCFSSCESLSSSVCPQSPPPRHRPPLTRLSLLTAILRKGRLPVLSPALQRPYTPCWPVNPVTLSFCNACSAASSVASIPLELSSRFSSSTSVDSQSHIHREPNRCITAPPPVQSQELSRPCNKTQLKRCSEQIRSSSAPRWEEVISPPLVKSRTLTRTPPPLFCSKLKSVPPPKHEDCATSKKLQHTHISFSKSPELKPSNALMHLKGHAENNLKKHISPSSELMNKQETSAPQKWSHPPNSSLSKLHLLSQQLRSPPQLQPSRSPGVTRTDPASPLPLSHCTTGSYESGRSFPDLKNTAASQGFHKAHCLSPSRYTPISFHGWSSPTSSPTPTPSPAPPVRDLTPSPSLSLRSTPSPRPGSGISDCSDRQGKKRKTHKIKLSYKSLAAIPTNTLLLDQQAIDEQVEREERPCDMTDRGVTSDRGAADTHAELCSPAQLRQQSEELYAVIDEILANSTPPSRSSTPSAGLQQNNSSFPKSLGRETKYASLCSLHPSTGGERSLIHPKKTKPGVIRPMTAIPRLTVEDDEEFHPNPFRQSDINQTLTDNRKVEAGKDFYTSSKGQTLREERKPDRRTPFTVFDLQITEPEDQISHPVKDASTSFSPTEGRMEAFSYLKHQH, from the exons ATGGACAATTTGAATAAGAGTCTGGGGAAG GTTTCAATAGGAGTGCCACCTGAGCCTTCAAGGTTCACATTTGTGCCGGTGGTGTGGAAATTACCAATTGAAAGCATTATCACTGAAGAACGGAGATCTGGAGCTCTGACAGGAAAACCAAATAAG AACGTAGCGGTGTCCCATGAGGAGACAACCAGGGAGACCATGTCAGACAGGGAGATATTCAAAGCTGAGAAAGTCTTTATTAAGGACTctgtggagggaggagaaggaaacaCAGGGACAAAACTTCAA ttaaagCCGTCACCGGGTCACGTGAGCCTCCCTCAAACCAAAGCCTCTCCTTTGGTCAGCGCTCAGTCTGAAAATACGCCCAACCATGTAGCCGCCGGGACAGCCTCTATGGAAACAGCTGTTGATAAACACAGGGGCATTTCCCAGCAGTGGTGTCACGATACCTCTGGACTCGCTGAGGTTAGCTCAGGTTTCTTTGCAAATAGAGCGTGTGTGTCAGAAGACAGAACAAGCCCCACATATTCTGCAGACCTGTTCCCCACCCCGGCTTCATCCAGAGAGTCCATCCTCTCAGAagggtcagacagagagaagagctgGTCTGCTGCACTGCCGTCCTCTGTGGCGTCTCCTGTCTCTTTCAGCTGCACTGTCTCTCCGTGCTCGTCTGTCCTCTCTGGCATCTTCTCCCCTGCTGTCGTCCAGATCAAGAGGCACTTTCTCGCGCCTGGCTCCAGTCTGATTCACATCCCTCAAAGTTGTTTCTCATCCTGCGAGAGcctgtcctcttctgtctgtccccAGTCCCCTCCTCCCCGGCACCGGCCTCCTCTCACCCGACTCTCCCTCCTCACTGCCATCCTGAGAAAAGGCCGTCTTCCTGTTCTGTCCCCTGCTCTGCAGAGGCCTTACACCCCCTGCTGGCCTGTCAACCCCGTGACTCTGTCCTTCTGTAACGCCTGCTCAGCAGCCTCCAGCGTGGCCTCCATTCCCCTGGAGCTTTCCTCCCGGTTCTCCTCATCAACGTCTGTAGATAGTCAGAGCCACATTCATAGGGAGCCTAATAGATGCAtcactgctcctccacctgtGCAGTCACAGGAGCTCAGCAGACCATGCAACAAAACTCAACTGAAAAGATGCTCGGAGCAGATTCGCTCAAGCAGCGCACCTCGATGGGAGGAGGTTATTTCACCCCCGCTGGTGAAGAGCAGAACATTAACCCGAACTCCGCCCCCTCTGTTTTGCTCAAAACTCAAATCTGTTCCTCCACCAAAGCATGAAGACTGCGCAACCTCCAAaaaactgcaacacacacacatctccttTTCTAAGTCGCCTGAGCTGAAGCCCAGCAACGCTCTTATGCACCTTAAGGGCCACGCAGAAAACAACCTTAAAAAACACATCTCCCCATCCTCTGAACTTATGAACAAACAAGAGACCTCTGCACCCCAGAAATGGAGTCACCCGCCAAATTCATCTCTCTCAAAGCTTCATTTGCTTTCCCAACAACTGAgatctcctcctcagcttcagccTTCACGCTCACCCGGTGTCACGCGCACAGACCCAGCATCACCTCTGCCTCTTTCACACTGCACCACAGGAAGTTATGAGTCAGGGAGGAGCTTCCCTGATCtcaaaaatacagcagcatcacaggGTTTTCACAAAGCTCACTGCCTGTCTCCTTCCCGCTACACACCCATCTCTTTCCATGGATGGTCTTCACCCACCAGCTCCCCTACGCCTACGCCCTCTCCTGCTCCACCAGTCAGAGACCTCACCCcgtccccttctctctctctgcgctcCACGCCCTCCCCAAGGCCGGGGAGTGGAATATCAGACTGCAGTGACAGGCAgggtaaaaaaagaaag ACACACAAGATCAAGCTAAGCTACAAGTCGCTCGCTGCAATTCCCACAAACACCCTTCTGTTGGATCAACAG GCAATAGACGAGcaggtggagagagaagagaggccGTGTGACATGACGGACAGAGGTGTCACGTCGGACAGAGGTGCTGCAGACACCCACGCTGAG CTGTGCTCACCTGCCCAGCTCCGGCAACAGTCTGAGGAACTTTATGCTGTTATTGATGAGATATTGGCAAATTCCACTCCA CCCTCCAGGTCATCAACTCCCAGCGCTGGTCTGCAG caGAACAACTCTTCATTTCCAAAATCCTTGGGGCGTGAAACCAAATAT GCATCTTTATGCAGCTTGCACCCTTCTACTGGTGGGGAAAGAAGCCTTATACATCCTAAAAAG ACGAAGCCTGGGGTTATTCGCCCAATGACGGCCATTCCAAGACTGACagtggaggatgatgaagaatTTCATCCAAACCCCTTCAGACAGTCTGACATCAATCAAACCTTAACTGACAACAGAAAG GTGGAAGCAGGAAAAGATTTTTACACAAGTTCAAAAGGACAAACcttgagagaggagaggaagcctGACAGAAGAACTCCATTCACAGTGTTTGACCTGCAGATCACTGAGCCTGAAGACCAGATCAGTCACCCTGTTAAAGATGCTTCAACATCTTTCAGTCCTACAGAGGGGCGGATGGAAGCTTTCTCATATTTAAAGCATCAACACTAG
- the LOC139341596 gene encoding protein scribble homolog produces the protein MQGATHHEAVSALRNAGSCIKMKVLRERLLPREVCDLDQSQNSPDVTGRQLCSQDGGGQRGKQPTEESTEGCLSKKFEAVICNGNGISDLESDLKRTLSELETETSMKNDSFQGGKHTMTIPRIILTHPSTSDEDVELLTQSPSRELPHDFDIPDRRAHSACFDSAFYPP, from the exons ATGCAGGGGGCGACCCACCACGAGGCTGTCAGTGCCCTCAGGAACGCTGGGAGCTGCATCAAGATGAAAGTGCTCAGAGAGAGGCTGCTACCCCGAGAGGTGTGTGACCTGGACCAGTCTCAGAATTCTCCGGACGTGACGGGGCGACAGCTGTGCAGCCAGGATGGCGGAGGCCAGAGAGGCAAACAGCCGACAGAGGAGAGCACAGAGGGCTGTTTGTCCAAGAAGTTTGAGGCCGTCATCTGCAACGGCAACGGCATT TCTGATTTGGAGAGTGACCTGAAGAGGACCTTGTCTGAACTGGAGACAGAGACCTCGATGAAAAACGATTCATTTCAAGGCGGGAAACATACGATGACA ATCCCACGGATCATCCTCACTCATCCCTCTACCTCGGATGAAGACGTGGAGCTCTTGACACAGAGCCCCAGCAGAGAGCTGCCACATGACTTTGACATTCCTGACAGACGTGCACACTCTGCCTGTTTCGACAGCGCTTTCTATCCACCGTGA